A genomic region of Methanocaldococcus vulcanius M7 contains the following coding sequences:
- a CDS encoding Hfq-like protein, translated as MPEPKFEKGVWVCPICGFKAMSKKVVITHMEREHPEAIEEKPKEENKPAEKEEKKEDTKKKKGSVSKRKFKLGKTEIRLWDYEHLDMKDQKGWLMFQNRNYTATLHKKQVRVKLLTGEEFEGLIKTRDPFFVSLITKDGRKLIIHKGAIAYIEVLPGDEES; from the coding sequence ATGCCGGAACCCAAGTTTGAAAAGGGCGTTTGGGTTTGTCCGATTTGTGGGTTTAAGGCTATGTCCAAGAAGGTGGTAATAACCCACATGGAGAGGGAGCACCCGGAAGCGATTGAGGAAAAGCCCAAGGAGGAGAATAAACCAGCGGAGAAAGAAGAGAAAAAGGAGGACACCAAAAAGAAGAAGGGGAGCGTTTCTAAGCGGAAGTTTAAGCTAGGAAAAACTGAAATTAGGCTTTGGGACTATGAACACCTAGACATGAAGGATCAAAAGGGCTGGTTAATGTTCCAAAACAGGAATTACACGGCAACACTCCACAAGAAACAGGTTAGGGTTAAGCTCCTCACCGGGGAGGAGTTTGAGGGCCTAATTAAAACCAGAGATCCGTTTTTTGTTAGCTTAATAACCAAAGATGGCCGAAAGCTCATAATCCACAAAGGGGCCATAGCTTACATTGAGGTATTGCCTGGTGATGAGGAGAGCTAG